In Candidatus Nanosynbacter lyticus, one genomic interval encodes:
- a CDS encoding CPBP family intramembrane glutamic endopeptidase, which translates to MWGSFYKKLKGRKWWLLVALPIWVYGAFLIVEIIISLLVNQLVGLGVPLKSINPVIFNTAISVFVYGISLAVVVGVPIYIKKRRTSLQDLGVNDWPTFLEIFISPLAFVAYFLLTIVTMSIASGVFSVDVQQRQAIPFSQSMLASHWQLLMAFTVMVVLGPIVEELLYRGYLYGKLRNSFSIWLSVLMTSITFGLAHLWVGPGAPLQWAVAVDTFTLSLVMCAAREYTGAVWVPMMMHMMKNGIAFYFLFINTNAVDQIGALFPFI; encoded by the coding sequence ATGTGGGGAAGCTTCTATAAGAAATTAAAAGGCCGAAAGTGGTGGCTATTGGTGGCACTGCCAATTTGGGTTTACGGTGCGTTCTTGATAGTGGAAATAATTATTTCACTTTTGGTTAATCAGCTGGTTGGGCTTGGCGTACCTCTAAAATCGATAAACCCAGTTATTTTTAATACTGCGATTTCAGTTTTTGTTTATGGCATATCCTTGGCTGTAGTTGTTGGTGTACCAATATACATTAAAAAACGGCGAACGTCTCTTCAGGATTTAGGGGTAAATGACTGGCCAACGTTTCTGGAGATATTTATTTCACCGTTGGCTTTTGTGGCTTATTTTCTCTTGACGATAGTCACGATGAGCATCGCTAGTGGTGTCTTCTCGGTTGATGTGCAGCAGCGACAAGCAATACCCTTTAGTCAGAGTATGCTTGCGTCACACTGGCAGCTCTTAATGGCATTTACGGTAATGGTGGTATTGGGCCCGATTGTTGAGGAATTGTTATATCGTGGATATCTTTACGGTAAACTACGCAATTCATTTTCAATTTGGCTGTCGGTTCTTATGACGAGCATAACATTTGGCTTGGCGCATCTTTGGGTCGGTCCGGGCGCGCCTTTGCAGTGGGCAGTGGCAGTTGATACATTTACTTTAAGTTTGGTCATGTGTGCCGCCAGGGAGTATACTGGGGCAGTTTGGGTGCCGATGATGATGCATATGATGAAAAACGGTATAGCTTTTTATTTTCTGTTTATCAATACAAACGCCGTCGACCAAATAGGTGCTTTATTTCCATTTATATAA